From Microbacterium sp. LWH11-1.2, one genomic window encodes:
- a CDS encoding holin, producing the protein MSKYADKQFWIDLFDRAIATAAQSLAGVLAVDKIGLLDVDWYGALGVAGAITLASVLTSIAFRGNTPKSEV; encoded by the coding sequence ATGAGCAAGTACGCAGATAAGCAGTTTTGGATTGACCTGTTCGACCGGGCCATTGCTACGGCAGCACAGTCGCTTGCGGGTGTTCTCGCTGTCGACAAGATTGGGCTGCTGGATGTGGATTGGTATGGGGCGCTGGGTGTTGCCGGTGCGATCACTCTGGCGTCCGTCCTGACGTCTATCGCTTTCCGGGGTAACACGCCGAAGTCGGAGGTCTGA